A part of Streptomyces sp. NBC_00557 genomic DNA contains:
- a CDS encoding cold-shock protein has product MTQGTVKWFNAEKGFGFIAQADGPDLFVHYSEIEGRGFRSLEENQPVEFDVVQGPKGPQAAHVRAL; this is encoded by the coding sequence ATGACTCAGGGAACCGTCAAGTGGTTCAACGCCGAGAAGGGCTTCGGCTTCATCGCCCAGGCCGACGGTCCGGACCTCTTCGTGCACTACTCCGAGATCGAGGGCCGCGGCTTCCGTAGCCTCGAGGAGAACCAGCCCGTGGAGTTCGACGTCGTCCAGGGCCCCAAGGGCCCGCAGGCCGCACACGTTCGCGCGCTCTGA